A section of the Bombus affinis isolate iyBomAffi1 unplaced genomic scaffold, iyBomAffi1.2 ctg00000187.1, whole genome shotgun sequence genome encodes:
- the LOC126927655 gene encoding trans-1,2-dihydrobenzene-1,2-diol dehydrogenase-like isoform X8, with translation MNIMFIHWGITGAGKISHDFVTCLRTLPESEHVVLAVAARELSRAQNFSSLHKTKKAFDNYIELAEDKNIDVVYIGTLHPQHFDIAKLMLNHGKHVLCEKPLTMNLKQTTELINLAKQKKLFVMEGIWSSSCFPIYETLKKEIVIECYQRCHRLLSPYFKKNRCNEVSE, from the exons ATGAACATT ATGTTCATTCATTGGGGTATAACAGGTGCTGGAAAAATATCACATGATTTTGTAACATGCTTACGAACATTACCAGAATCCGAACATGTAGTTCTTGCAGTAGCGGCACGTGAACTATCAAGGGCACAGAACTTTTCTAGCTTACATAAAACTAAAAAGGCGTTCGACAATTATATAGAGCTAGCGGAAGACAAGAATATTG ATGTCGTATATATTGGAACGTTACATCCTCAACACTTTGACATTGCAAAATTAATGTTAAATCATGGGAAACATGTTTTATGTGAAAAACCTTTAACTATGAATTTGAAGCAAACAACAGAGTTGATAAATTTAGCAAAGCAGAAGAAGTTGTTCGTAATGGAAGGTATTTGGAGTAGTAGTTGTTTTCCTATATATGAAactcttaaaaaagaaattgtcaTAGAGTGTTATCAGCGTTGTCATAGACTGTTGTCACCAtattttaaaaagaatcgtTGTAACGAAGTTAGTGAGTGA
- the LOC126927655 gene encoding trans-1,2-dihydrobenzene-1,2-diol dehydrogenase-like isoform X9: MNIMFIHWGITGAGKISHDFVTCLRTLPESEHVVLAVAARELSRAQNFSSLHKTKKAFDNYIELAEDKNIDVVYIGTLHPQHFDIAKLMLNHGKHVLCEKPLTMNLKQTTELINLAKQKKLFVMEGIWSSSCFPIYETLKKEIVIECYQRCHRLLSPYFKKNRCNEVSE; encoded by the exons ATGTTCATTCATTGGGGTATAACAGGTGCTGGAAAAATATCACATGATTTTGTAACATGCTTACGAACATTACCAGAATCCGAACATGTAGTTCTTGCAGTAGCGGCACGTGAACTATCAAGGGCACAGAACTTTTCTAGCTTACATAAAACTAAAAAGGCGTTCGACAATTATATAGAGCTAGCGGAAGACAAGAATATTG ATGTCGTATATATTGGAACGTTACATCCTCAACACTTTGACATTGCAAAATTAATGTTAAATCATGGGAAACATGTTTTATGTGAAAAACCTTTAACTATGAATTTGAAGCAAACAACAGAGTTGATAAATTTAGCAAAGCAGAAGAAGTTGTTCGTAATGGAAGGTATTTGGAGTAGTAGTTGTTTTCCTATATATGAAactcttaaaaaagaaattgtcaTAGAGTGTTATCAGCGTTGTCATAGACTGTTGTCACCAtattttaaaaagaatcgtTGTAACGAAGTTAGTGAGTGA
- the LOC126927655 gene encoding trans-1,2-dihydrobenzene-1,2-diol dehydrogenase-like isoform X3: protein MSKNHRNGKMFIHWGITGAGKISHDFVTCLRTLPESEHVVLAVAARELSRAQNFSSLHKTKKAFDNYIELAEDKNIDVVYIGTLHPQHFDIAKLMLNHGKHVLCEKPLTMNLKQTTELINLAKQKKLFVMEGIWSSSCFPIYETLKKEIVIECYQRCHRLLSPYFKKNRCNEVSE from the exons ATGTCTAAGAATCATCGAAATGGAAAG ATGTTCATTCATTGGGGTATAACAGGTGCTGGAAAAATATCACATGATTTTGTAACATGCTTACGAACATTACCAGAATCCGAACATGTAGTTCTTGCAGTAGCGGCACGTGAACTATCAAGGGCACAGAACTTTTCTAGCTTACATAAAACTAAAAAGGCGTTCGACAATTATATAGAGCTAGCGGAAGACAAGAATATTG ATGTCGTATATATTGGAACGTTACATCCTCAACACTTTGACATTGCAAAATTAATGTTAAATCATGGGAAACATGTTTTATGTGAAAAACCTTTAACTATGAATTTGAAGCAAACAACAGAGTTGATAAATTTAGCAAAGCAGAAGAAGTTGTTCGTAATGGAAGGTATTTGGAGTAGTAGTTGTTTTCCTATATATGAAactcttaaaaaagaaattgtcaTAGAGTGTTATCAGCGTTGTCATAGACTGTTGTCACCAtattttaaaaagaatcgtTGTAACGAAGTTAGTGAGTGA
- the LOC126927655 gene encoding trans-1,2-dihydrobenzene-1,2-diol dehydrogenase-like isoform X10 has protein sequence MFIHWGITGAGKISHDFVTCLRTLPESEHVVLAVAARELSRAQNFSSLHKTKKAFDNYIELAEDKNIDVVYIGTLHPQHFDIAKLMLNHGKHVLCEKPLTMNLKQTTELINLAKQKKLFVMEGIWSSSCFPIYETLKKEIVIECYQRCHRLLSPYFKKNRCNEVSE, from the exons ATGTTCATTCATTGGGGTATAACAGGTGCTGGAAAAATATCACATGATTTTGTAACATGCTTACGAACATTACCAGAATCCGAACATGTAGTTCTTGCAGTAGCGGCACGTGAACTATCAAGGGCACAGAACTTTTCTAGCTTACATAAAACTAAAAAGGCGTTCGACAATTATATAGAGCTAGCGGAAGACAAGAATATTG ATGTCGTATATATTGGAACGTTACATCCTCAACACTTTGACATTGCAAAATTAATGTTAAATCATGGGAAACATGTTTTATGTGAAAAACCTTTAACTATGAATTTGAAGCAAACAACAGAGTTGATAAATTTAGCAAAGCAGAAGAAGTTGTTCGTAATGGAAGGTATTTGGAGTAGTAGTTGTTTTCCTATATATGAAactcttaaaaaagaaattgtcaTAGAGTGTTATCAGCGTTGTCATAGACTGTTGTCACCAtattttaaaaagaatcgtTGTAACGAAGTTAGTGAGTGA